Proteins from one Catenuloplanes atrovinosus genomic window:
- a CDS encoding response regulator transcription factor, whose amino-acid sequence MRVIVAEDSALLRDGLRRLLVDEGYTVVDAVGDGAALVESVSRHLPDLVVADVRMPPTHTDEGLRAAVEIRRRWPSIGVLMLSQYVEQRYAVDLLTGHGTRVGYLLKDRVADVGEFLEALARVGAGGTAFDPEVVRQLLRRTTHTDPLTKLTGRERDVLDAMAQGHNNASIAARLHVSQSAVEKHVRSIFDKLGLAGADGYSRRVLAVLRYLGE is encoded by the coding sequence GTGCGGGTGATCGTGGCGGAGGACTCCGCGCTGCTCCGCGACGGCCTGCGCCGGCTGCTGGTGGACGAGGGATACACCGTGGTGGACGCGGTCGGGGACGGTGCCGCGCTGGTCGAGTCCGTCTCCCGGCACCTGCCGGACCTGGTGGTGGCGGACGTGCGCATGCCGCCCACGCACACCGATGAGGGGCTGCGCGCGGCCGTGGAGATCCGGCGGCGGTGGCCGTCCATCGGCGTGCTGATGCTGTCCCAGTACGTCGAGCAGCGCTACGCCGTCGACCTGCTGACCGGCCACGGCACCCGGGTCGGCTACCTGCTCAAGGACCGGGTGGCGGACGTGGGGGAGTTCCTGGAGGCACTGGCCCGGGTGGGCGCGGGCGGCACCGCGTTCGACCCGGAGGTGGTCCGGCAGCTGCTGCGCCGGACCACGCACACGGACCCACTGACCAAACTGACCGGGCGGGAACGGGACGTGCTGGACGCGATGGCGCAGGGGCACAACAACGCGTCCATCGCGGCGCGCCTGCACGTGTCGCAGAGCGCGGTGGAGAAGCACGTCCGGTCGATCTTCGACAAGCTCGGCCTGGCGGGCGCGGACGGCTACAGCCGCCGCGTCCTGGCCGTGCTCAGATACCTGGGGGAGTGA
- a CDS encoding MarR family winged helix-turn-helix transcriptional regulator: protein MLDLVNEATTRRDAVDALVEAWRADLPTFAGVELELCKRASRLSILIHEATNASLAALGLTKAEHEVLSVLRAAGEPYRLRPVDLIDRLRFSSGGTSNLLRRLVEDGLVVKEADDRDARSTWVRLTAQGMETAEAAVRAQAEAQHAVLARVSPEAARAAADALREVLLALGDTPSADAAKKDPKKR, encoded by the coding sequence ATGCTTGACCTCGTGAACGAGGCCACCACACGCCGGGACGCCGTCGACGCGCTCGTCGAGGCGTGGCGTGCGGACCTGCCCACGTTCGCGGGCGTGGAGCTGGAGCTGTGCAAGCGCGCCTCGCGCCTCAGCATCCTGATCCACGAGGCGACGAACGCGAGCCTGGCCGCGCTCGGCCTGACCAAGGCGGAGCACGAGGTGCTCTCCGTGCTCCGCGCCGCCGGTGAGCCGTACCGGTTGCGGCCGGTGGACCTGATCGACCGGCTGCGCTTCTCTTCCGGCGGCACCAGCAACCTGCTGCGCCGCCTGGTCGAGGACGGGCTGGTGGTCAAGGAGGCCGACGACCGCGACGCGCGATCCACCTGGGTGCGGCTCACCGCGCAGGGCATGGAGACGGCCGAGGCGGCGGTGCGCGCGCAGGCCGAGGCGCAGCACGCGGTGCTGGCCCGGGTCAGCCCGGAGGCCGCCCGCGCCGCCGCGGACGCGCTGCGCGAGGTGCTGCTGGCGCTCGGCGACACGCCCAGCGCGGACGCGGCGAAGAAGGACCCGAAGAAGCGGTGA
- a CDS encoding sensor histidine kinase, producing the protein MRIWSAIAGSARLVWGLAVGALTAVATLAGLAAGGVVLAPALAWPSAREASMHRLTRTVLWLAEFERGRLYRLFGDTEAKTYRGYGPERALAYLGVRWPVGLLGGGILLLFVWGAGTVTVFVWYWLTGRYPDNIPPSPWIITYLTVACGFALFLGVQGLIGVVRLERNVARRFLGPTPADLLRLRIEQLAATRADVVAAVDAERRRIERDLHDGVQQRLVALGMLLGRARRSGAAGDEAKSADLLAQAHTESREILDELREVAWRVYPAALDTLGLKDALAGVAERAPIPVTVRYDVPGVPPAPVVTAAYFVISEAVTNAVKHASASRVEIVVTRERKTMTVRVTDDGAGGADLGGAGLTGLARRVAALDGRFTVISPVGGPTEVRAVLPCG; encoded by the coding sequence GTGCGGATCTGGAGCGCGATCGCCGGAAGCGCGCGCCTGGTCTGGGGCCTGGCGGTCGGCGCGCTCACCGCGGTCGCCACCCTGGCGGGGCTGGCCGCGGGCGGCGTGGTGCTGGCCCCGGCGCTGGCCTGGCCGTCCGCGCGCGAGGCGTCCATGCACCGGCTCACCCGCACCGTGCTGTGGCTGGCCGAGTTCGAGCGGGGCCGCCTCTACCGCCTGTTCGGCGACACCGAGGCCAAGACCTACCGGGGGTACGGACCGGAGCGCGCGCTCGCGTACCTCGGCGTCCGCTGGCCGGTGGGCCTGCTCGGCGGCGGCATCCTGCTGCTGTTCGTCTGGGGTGCGGGCACCGTCACGGTCTTCGTCTGGTACTGGCTCACCGGCCGCTACCCGGACAACATCCCGCCCAGCCCGTGGATCATCACGTACCTGACCGTCGCCTGTGGATTCGCGCTGTTCCTGGGCGTGCAGGGCCTGATCGGCGTGGTCCGGCTGGAGCGCAACGTCGCCCGCCGCTTCCTCGGCCCGACCCCGGCCGACCTGCTCCGCCTGCGGATCGAGCAGCTCGCCGCCACGCGCGCGGACGTGGTGGCCGCGGTCGACGCGGAGCGCCGCCGGATCGAGCGGGACCTGCACGACGGCGTACAGCAGCGGCTGGTCGCGCTCGGCATGCTGCTCGGCCGCGCCCGCCGCAGCGGCGCCGCCGGCGACGAGGCCAAGTCCGCGGACCTGCTGGCCCAGGCGCACACCGAGTCGCGGGAGATCCTGGACGAGCTGCGCGAGGTGGCCTGGCGGGTCTACCCGGCCGCGCTGGACACGCTCGGCCTGAAGGACGCGCTGGCCGGCGTGGCGGAGCGGGCGCCGATCCCGGTGACCGTGCGGTACGACGTGCCGGGCGTCCCGCCCGCGCCGGTGGTGACCGCGGCCTACTTCGTGATCTCCGAGGCGGTGACGAACGCGGTCAAGCACGCGTCCGCGTCCCGGGTGGAGATCGTGGTGACGAGGGAGAGGAAGACGATGACGGTCCGGGTGACGGACGACGGCGCGGGCGGCGCGGACCTCGGCGGTGCCGGCCTGACCGGGCTGGCCCGGCGGGTGGCGGCGCTGGACGGCCGGTTCACCGTGATCAGCCCGGTGGGCGGGCCGACCGAGGTACGCGCGGTGCTGCCGTGCGGGTGA
- a CDS encoding inositol monophosphatase family protein → MIEVAREVARLAGDELLRRFRGPARVDAKSTSTDLVSDADRAAEAVALDYLRRHRPDDSVLGEEGASHDGRSAYRWVVDPLDGTVNYLSGIPFWCVSVGCERRVDGEWRPWLGVINDPVHGEVWTAVAGQGAFRNGEPLRRGPDPALGDAVLATGFAYEQDHRPHQAALVAALAPDVRGVRMVGSTALALCWVAAGRLDVYLEDRTKRWDHAAGWPIATEAGADVRMVGSVLLAAPPTLAGGLASRVAAHDRTLIRTAENHTL, encoded by the coding sequence GTGATCGAGGTCGCCCGTGAGGTCGCCCGGCTGGCCGGTGACGAGCTGCTGCGCCGGTTCCGCGGCCCGGCCCGCGTCGATGCCAAGAGCACCTCGACGGACCTGGTCAGCGACGCGGACCGGGCGGCGGAGGCGGTCGCTCTCGACTACCTGCGCCGCCACCGCCCGGACGACTCCGTGCTCGGCGAGGAGGGCGCATCGCACGACGGCCGGTCCGCGTACCGGTGGGTGGTCGACCCGCTGGACGGCACGGTCAACTACCTGAGCGGCATCCCGTTCTGGTGCGTGAGCGTGGGCTGCGAGCGCCGGGTGGACGGCGAGTGGCGGCCGTGGCTGGGCGTGATCAACGACCCGGTGCACGGCGAGGTGTGGACCGCGGTCGCGGGCCAGGGCGCGTTCCGCAACGGCGAGCCGCTGCGCCGCGGGCCCGATCCCGCGCTCGGCGACGCGGTGCTGGCCACCGGCTTCGCGTACGAGCAGGATCACCGCCCGCACCAGGCCGCGCTGGTCGCGGCGCTGGCGCCCGACGTGCGCGGCGTCCGGATGGTCGGCTCGACCGCGCTGGCGCTGTGCTGGGTCGCGGCCGGCCGGCTCGACGTCTACCTGGAGGACCGCACCAAGCGCTGGGACCACGCGGCCGGCTGGCCGATCGCCACCGAGGCGGGCGCGGACGTGCGGATGGTCGGCTCGGTGCTGCTCGCGGCGCCGCCCACGCTGGCCGGCGGGCTGGCGTCGCGCGTCGCGGCCCATGACCGCACGCTGATCCGTACTGCGGAAAACCACACTCTGTAG
- a CDS encoding IS110 family transposase: MGNVIIGMDPHKRSATIEIIDDGETVLAGGRFDTGRDGYRAMLALGRRHPQRIWAVEGCYGIGRHIAQRLVADGETVLDVPPKLSARVRVFATGQGRKSDPVDAHSVAVAALRAKGVRQVAVDDETVALRLLVDRRDELGRTRTDLLNRIHKLLLELLPGGAKTFLSADQARALLATIRPRDLVGRTRRRLASELIAELVGVDKKIKTAKKELAELVTASGSSLQDLNGIGPSGAARLIGDIGDIRRFTSRGHFASWNGTAPLDASSGDQQRHRLSRAGNRRINRVLHIMAIVQLRHDTPGRAYYRRRLADGKTAMEAIRALKRRLSDVVYRHMLRDIHRSQTSPGGQPGATLRSSAADPNPEVNTSEQSQPGPANHHPKTPNTHAA; this comes from the coding sequence GTGGGCAATGTCATCATCGGGATGGATCCGCACAAGCGATCAGCAACGATAGAGATCATCGACGACGGGGAGACCGTGCTCGCGGGTGGCCGGTTCGACACCGGCCGGGACGGCTACCGCGCGATGCTCGCCCTTGGCCGGCGCCATCCGCAGCGGATCTGGGCGGTCGAGGGCTGTTACGGCATCGGCCGGCACATCGCGCAGCGGCTGGTCGCCGACGGCGAAACGGTCCTCGACGTGCCACCGAAACTGTCCGCACGCGTCCGGGTGTTCGCTACCGGCCAAGGACGCAAGAGCGACCCGGTCGACGCGCACAGCGTGGCCGTGGCGGCGTTACGTGCCAAGGGTGTGCGACAGGTTGCCGTCGATGACGAGACGGTGGCGTTGCGGCTGCTCGTCGACCGCCGCGACGAACTCGGCCGGACCCGCACCGACCTGCTCAACCGCATCCACAAACTGTTGCTGGAACTGCTGCCCGGCGGGGCGAAGACGTTCCTGTCCGCCGACCAGGCCCGCGCCCTGCTCGCCACCATCCGACCCCGTGACCTCGTCGGTCGCACCCGCCGGCGGCTGGCCTCGGAACTGATCGCCGAACTCGTCGGAGTGGACAAGAAGATCAAGACGGCGAAGAAGGAACTTGCCGAGCTGGTCACGGCCAGCGGCAGCAGCCTGCAAGACCTCAACGGCATCGGCCCGTCCGGCGCCGCCCGCCTCATCGGCGACATCGGTGACATCCGCCGCTTCACCAGCCGGGGACACTTCGCGTCCTGGAACGGCACCGCACCGCTGGACGCGTCCTCCGGCGACCAGCAACGCCACCGCCTGTCAAGGGCCGGGAACCGGCGCATCAACCGCGTCCTGCACATCATGGCCATCGTCCAACTCCGCCACGACACCCCCGGACGCGCCTACTACCGCCGCCGCCTCGCCGACGGCAAAACCGCGATGGAAGCCATCCGGGCACTCAAACGCCGACTCTCCGACGTGGTCTACCGACACATGCTCCGCGATATCCACCGGTCCCAGACGAGCCCGGGAGGACAACCGGGGGCGACTCTGCGATCCAGCGCGGCTGACCCAAACCCCGAGGTCAACACTTCGGAACAGTCACAACCCGGACCCGCCAACCACCACCCTAAAACACCAAACACCCACGCCGCTTGA
- a CDS encoding DUF7873 family protein — translation MTTLSQIIAITKGVKAQSLRDFTDAHRNTQKAPLLSGISRKYRPKDEEGEQLPPESTRVQLSVEDVLAETATTLTRLFDLVLTQDTANTVAKADVVVDGRALLRDVPVTYLLFLEKQLADLHTFVDKLPVLDPAESWTFSPEIGAYASDPVETVRSRKVMRNHVKAEATKEHPAQVEVYTEDQPVGYWTTVKLSGALPATRVKELRERVQRLQQAVKFAREQANTYEVTDAKAGEVVFGYLFAR, via the coding sequence GTGACCACGCTCAGCCAGATCATCGCGATCACTAAGGGAGTCAAGGCGCAGAGCCTTCGGGACTTCACCGACGCGCACCGGAACACGCAGAAGGCGCCGCTACTGTCGGGCATCTCCCGGAAGTACCGGCCCAAGGACGAGGAGGGCGAGCAGCTGCCGCCCGAGTCGACGCGTGTGCAACTGTCCGTGGAGGACGTGCTGGCCGAGACCGCGACGACGCTCACCCGGCTGTTCGATCTGGTGCTGACGCAGGACACGGCGAACACGGTGGCCAAGGCGGACGTGGTGGTCGACGGGCGCGCGCTGCTGCGCGACGTGCCGGTCACGTACCTGCTGTTCCTGGAGAAGCAGCTCGCCGACCTGCACACGTTCGTGGACAAGCTGCCCGTGCTGGACCCGGCGGAGAGCTGGACGTTCAGCCCGGAGATCGGTGCGTACGCGTCCGACCCGGTGGAGACCGTGCGCAGCCGCAAGGTGATGCGCAACCACGTCAAGGCGGAGGCGACGAAGGAGCACCCGGCCCAGGTCGAGGTGTACACGGAGGACCAGCCGGTCGGATACTGGACCACCGTGAAGCTCTCCGGCGCGCTGCCCGCGACCCGGGTCAAGGAGCTGCGCGAGCGCGTGCAGCGGCTGCAGCAGGCCGTGAAGTTCGCGCGCGAGCAGGCGAACACCTACGAGGTGACCGACGCCAAGGCCGGGGAGGTCGTTTTCGGCTACCTCTTTGCACGATAG
- a CDS encoding cutinase family protein — protein MKGKKLAVTLAGALIVGGGVVAAPYAFAAQAPANDCADVEIIGARGTTERPGLGVVLTPLAQQMTRELPQTVRTTALDYPANFNYAASVRAGVTQLREDIAATAEECPDTRLVLMGYSQGADVVGDTLARLDDDLAGNVASVLLFGDPTFTRGEDFNVTDGTRQGVFPRGAGALDGFADRIQSYCNRNDRFCQSGTSLAAHIDYAGFRDDAIAFTGDRVG, from the coding sequence ATGAAGGGCAAGAAGCTGGCCGTGACGCTCGCGGGCGCGCTGATCGTCGGCGGTGGCGTGGTGGCCGCACCGTACGCGTTCGCCGCCCAGGCCCCGGCGAACGACTGCGCGGACGTCGAGATCATCGGTGCCCGGGGGACCACCGAGCGACCCGGCCTGGGCGTGGTGCTGACGCCGCTGGCGCAGCAGATGACCCGGGAACTGCCCCAGACGGTACGCACCACCGCGCTCGACTACCCGGCCAACTTCAACTACGCCGCCAGCGTCCGCGCCGGCGTCACGCAGTTGCGGGAGGACATCGCCGCCACGGCGGAGGAGTGCCCGGACACCCGCCTGGTGCTGATGGGCTACTCGCAGGGTGCCGACGTGGTCGGCGACACGCTGGCCCGCCTCGACGACGACCTCGCCGGCAACGTCGCGTCCGTGCTGCTCTTCGGCGACCCGACGTTCACCCGCGGCGAGGATTTCAACGTCACGGACGGCACCCGCCAGGGCGTCTTCCCGCGCGGCGCCGGTGCGCTGGACGGCTTCGCCGACCGCATCCAGTCCTACTGCAACCGCAATGATCGCTTCTGCCAGTCCGGCACGAGTCTCGCCGCCCACATCGACTACGCCGGCTTCCGCGACGACGCCATCGCCTTCACCGGCGACCGGGTCGGATAA
- a CDS encoding DedA family protein: MAITNEPPMDGIAGWAVSIMEALGAPGAGLLIALENLFPPLPSEVILPLAGFAASRGDLSLAAALFWTTAGSVVGAVVLYWIGAAIGRDRLRAIADRLPLIKLSDIDRTEAWFTRHGGKAVFLGRMIPIFRSLISVPAGVQRMPFGLFLLYTTLGSAIWNTVFVVAGYVLGENWHVVEETVGVYSKGVLAVCAVIAVVFVLYRIRKHYATRNLTPPGI; the protein is encoded by the coding sequence ATGGCTATAACCAACGAACCGCCGATGGACGGGATCGCCGGCTGGGCGGTCTCGATCATGGAGGCGCTCGGCGCACCCGGCGCCGGCCTCCTCATCGCGCTGGAGAACCTCTTTCCGCCGCTGCCCAGCGAGGTGATCCTGCCGCTCGCCGGGTTCGCCGCGTCGCGCGGTGACCTCAGCCTGGCCGCGGCGCTGTTCTGGACCACGGCCGGCTCCGTGGTCGGCGCCGTGGTGCTCTACTGGATCGGCGCCGCGATCGGGCGGGACCGGCTGCGGGCGATCGCCGACCGGCTGCCGCTGATCAAGCTTTCGGACATCGACCGGACCGAGGCGTGGTTCACCCGGCACGGCGGCAAGGCGGTGTTCCTCGGGCGCATGATCCCGATCTTCCGCAGCCTGATCTCCGTGCCGGCCGGCGTGCAGCGGATGCCGTTCGGCCTGTTCCTGCTCTACACCACGCTGGGCAGCGCGATCTGGAACACCGTGTTCGTGGTCGCCGGGTACGTGCTCGGCGAGAACTGGCACGTGGTCGAGGAGACCGTCGGCGTCTACTCCAAGGGCGTGCTGGCGGTCTGCGCGGTGATCGCGGTGGTGTTCGTGCTCTACCGGATCCGGAAGCACTACGCCACGCGCAACCTCACTCCCCCAGGTATCTGA
- a CDS encoding AraC family transcriptional regulator, with amino-acid sequence MTRRAYSFVRTFAPEPARDLCVDRHYLLCASAGTLRLEVRGQAWLLPPARAALVEAGRPIQVSILRPVTTASILFDTRFTPAPPAPLTVFDLNPLARALLSECCTWEERDEPRTAYTDTLFAALAAVTWRLAEQPSPVVVPVGRSPQLRRALELTEQRLSGEVRFEDVADEVGLAPRSLARRFEDETGMTWRAVLRRMRVVSAIEELAAGDTPVTKIAFKVGYTSLSAFNAAFRELTGRTPTEYRASFRP; translated from the coding sequence GTGACCCGCCGGGCGTACAGCTTCGTACGCACATTCGCGCCGGAACCCGCTCGCGATCTGTGCGTGGACCGCCACTACCTGCTCTGCGCCTCAGCCGGGACCCTCCGGCTGGAGGTGCGGGGCCAGGCGTGGTTGCTGCCGCCGGCGCGGGCCGCCCTGGTCGAGGCGGGCCGGCCGATCCAGGTGAGCATCCTGCGGCCGGTCACGACCGCGTCGATCCTGTTCGACACCCGATTCACTCCGGCCCCGCCGGCGCCCTTGACCGTATTCGATCTCAACCCGCTGGCCCGCGCCCTACTGAGCGAGTGCTGCACGTGGGAGGAACGCGACGAACCCCGCACGGCGTACACAGACACGCTGTTCGCCGCGCTCGCCGCGGTGACCTGGCGGCTAGCTGAGCAGCCGAGCCCGGTCGTCGTGCCGGTGGGTAGATCACCGCAACTGCGCCGCGCCCTCGAGCTGACCGAGCAGCGCCTCAGCGGCGAGGTCCGCTTCGAGGACGTGGCCGACGAAGTCGGCCTCGCACCGCGCTCGCTGGCCCGACGCTTCGAGGACGAGACCGGAATGACGTGGCGAGCGGTCCTGCGCCGCATGCGGGTCGTGAGCGCGATCGAGGAACTCGCCGCGGGCGACACCCCGGTAACCAAGATCGCATTCAAGGTCGGATACACCTCCCTGTCGGCCTTCAACGCCGCGTTCAGGGAACTGACCGGCCGCACCCCAACGGAGTACCGGGCGAGCTTCCGCCCTTGA
- a CDS encoding putative quinol monooxygenase has protein sequence MFIAILDFRTAATDRPAALVQFDQEADRVRAMPGNVAFRVYAAREDDTAIAVVHEWDDEASFADYLRSDCFAHLGEVIRPMMIAAPVSRRYRADLVETVA, from the coding sequence GTGTTCATTGCGATCCTCGACTTCAGGACTGCCGCCACCGATCGGCCCGCTGCCCTCGTCCAATTCGACCAGGAGGCCGATCGGGTCCGCGCCATGCCGGGCAATGTCGCGTTCCGGGTCTACGCCGCGCGCGAGGACGACACCGCGATCGCCGTGGTCCACGAGTGGGACGACGAGGCTTCGTTCGCCGACTACCTGAGGTCCGACTGCTTCGCGCACCTCGGCGAGGTGATCCGGCCGATGATGATCGCAGCGCCGGTGAGCCGGCGCTATCGCGCCGACCTGGTGGAGACGGTGGCCTGA
- a CDS encoding sialidase family protein produces the protein MTRRRRQVLIGAVIGVLIATTGLAGVHLAGATVPAAASATAGDGEMPSALGAHLARLRQGAPNGGVLDTPGALGQGEFDERAYPADTISVAQVDRSRTAFSEATARPVPAGRSHQGRWANVGPSEALYPFTEFRNSYNYVPNAYVAGGRTTSIAISHHCVPGLCRAYITPAGGGVWATLDILAAKPRWAYLGGPLGINAAGAVTIDRNDPTGLTVYVGTGEANICASGCVAGVGLYKSTNGGLTWQGPLGKNELGGKGIGEIIVKPGDRQTLYVATTTALRGMSSVCCSGITRPVPDAAKWGLYKSTDGGRSWAFVHNGSADPAQCTGSTEEWANNSTCSPRGVRHIELDPGDSNIVYASSYARGIWRSSDAGATWTQIKPSLAPTVFQTRAAFDVTRLPDGRTRMYVYEGNVGAPYSRLFRSDDVAAGVPAYTDLTSANVADPGYATYNQCGAQCWYDMFVHTPDGHPDIVYTGGSYVYGETIANKRAVVLSTDAGVSGTDMTFDGTDELHPNGLHPDQQDIVTNPRNPFQFFETNDGGVMRSSGTFVDRSAWCDDPERALNAAQTVRCRQMLSRIPSKLDGVNDGLTTLQFMSLSVSPHDANLLQGGTQDNGTWENKGERRRWLNTIIGDGGQSGFDVARPEFRFHTYTGVQTEVNFSNGDTGGWIYVGEPIDAQAGTQFYAPVISDPRVSGTMFAGTGVSVYRTKTFGLGDRSLEEANRICNTWTGTFEAQCGDWEQLGPTALTDALWGDKAGGAMAAVERSPADTSTAWAATTTGRVFVSRNADAEPASAVRWTRIDDDRPLPNRFVSSIHPDPKDPGRAWVSYSGFASNTPATPGHAFEVTVAADGASTWNDRSYNLGDQPVTDLVRDDVTGDLYAATDFGVLRLPAGTTTWVKAAAGMPNVEVTGLTVVPGKRILYAASHGLSAWKLELKR, from the coding sequence GTGACCCGCAGACGTCGGCAGGTTCTCATCGGCGCCGTGATCGGCGTGCTGATCGCGACTACCGGCCTGGCCGGTGTGCATCTGGCGGGCGCCACGGTACCGGCGGCGGCGTCGGCGACGGCCGGCGACGGTGAGATGCCGAGCGCACTCGGCGCCCACCTGGCCCGCCTGCGCCAGGGCGCGCCGAACGGCGGGGTGCTGGACACGCCGGGCGCGTTGGGGCAGGGCGAGTTCGACGAGCGGGCGTACCCGGCGGATACGATCTCGGTCGCCCAGGTGGACCGGTCACGGACGGCGTTCAGCGAGGCGACCGCCAGGCCCGTGCCGGCCGGGCGGTCGCATCAGGGCCGATGGGCGAACGTCGGGCCGAGCGAGGCGCTCTACCCGTTCACCGAGTTCCGCAACTCGTACAACTACGTGCCGAACGCGTACGTGGCCGGCGGCCGGACCACGTCGATCGCGATCAGCCACCACTGTGTGCCCGGGCTGTGCCGCGCCTACATCACCCCGGCCGGCGGCGGCGTCTGGGCGACCCTGGACATCCTGGCGGCGAAGCCCCGGTGGGCCTACCTGGGCGGGCCGCTGGGCATCAACGCGGCCGGGGCGGTCACCATCGACCGCAACGATCCGACCGGGCTGACCGTCTACGTCGGCACCGGTGAGGCCAACATCTGCGCCTCCGGCTGCGTGGCCGGCGTGGGCCTCTACAAGTCGACCAACGGCGGCCTGACCTGGCAGGGGCCGCTGGGCAAGAACGAACTCGGCGGCAAGGGCATCGGTGAGATCATCGTCAAGCCCGGCGACCGGCAGACGCTGTACGTGGCGACGACGACGGCGCTGCGCGGCATGTCCAGCGTGTGCTGCAGCGGCATCACCCGCCCGGTCCCGGATGCCGCGAAGTGGGGGCTGTACAAGTCCACCGACGGCGGCAGGAGCTGGGCATTCGTCCACAACGGCTCGGCCGACCCGGCACAGTGCACGGGCAGCACCGAGGAGTGGGCGAACAATTCCACCTGCTCGCCGCGGGGCGTGCGGCACATCGAGCTCGACCCGGGCGACAGCAACATCGTGTACGCCTCGTCGTACGCCCGTGGCATCTGGCGCTCGTCCGACGCCGGCGCCACCTGGACGCAGATCAAGCCATCGCTGGCGCCGACCGTGTTCCAGACCCGGGCCGCGTTCGACGTGACCCGGCTGCCCGACGGCCGGACCCGGATGTACGTCTACGAGGGCAACGTCGGCGCGCCGTACTCACGGTTGTTCCGCAGTGACGACGTGGCCGCCGGCGTCCCCGCCTACACCGACCTGACCAGCGCGAACGTAGCCGATCCCGGCTATGCGACCTATAACCAGTGCGGCGCCCAGTGCTGGTACGACATGTTCGTGCACACCCCGGACGGCCACCCGGACATCGTCTACACCGGCGGGTCGTACGTCTACGGCGAGACGATCGCGAACAAGCGGGCGGTGGTGCTGTCCACCGACGCGGGCGTGAGCGGTACCGACATGACGTTCGACGGCACCGACGAGTTGCATCCCAACGGCCTGCACCCGGACCAGCAGGACATCGTCACCAACCCGCGGAACCCGTTCCAGTTCTTCGAGACCAACGACGGTGGCGTGATGCGCTCCAGCGGCACGTTCGTCGACCGGTCGGCCTGGTGCGACGACCCGGAGCGGGCGTTGAATGCCGCGCAGACCGTGCGGTGCCGGCAGATGCTGTCGCGGATCCCGTCGAAGCTGGACGGGGTCAACGACGGCCTGACCACGTTGCAGTTCATGAGCCTGTCGGTCAGCCCGCACGACGCGAACCTGTTGCAGGGCGGCACCCAGGACAACGGCACCTGGGAGAACAAGGGGGAACGGCGCCGCTGGCTGAACACGATCATCGGTGACGGCGGGCAGTCCGGCTTCGACGTGGCCCGGCCCGAGTTCCGCTTCCACACCTACACCGGCGTGCAGACCGAGGTGAACTTCAGCAACGGCGACACCGGCGGCTGGATCTACGTCGGCGAGCCGATCGACGCGCAGGCCGGCACGCAGTTCTACGCGCCGGTGATCAGCGACCCGCGGGTGAGCGGCACGATGTTCGCCGGCACCGGGGTCAGCGTCTACCGCACCAAGACGTTCGGTCTCGGCGACCGCAGCCTCGAGGAGGCCAACCGGATCTGCAACACCTGGACCGGCACCTTCGAGGCGCAGTGCGGCGACTGGGAGCAGCTCGGCCCGACCGCGCTGACCGACGCGCTCTGGGGCGACAAGGCCGGCGGCGCGATGGCCGCGGTCGAACGCTCGCCGGCGGACACCTCGACCGCTTGGGCGGCGACCACGACCGGCCGGGTCTTCGTGTCCCGCAACGCCGACGCCGAGCCCGCGTCCGCGGTGCGGTGGACCCGCATCGACGACGACCGGCCGCTGCCCAACCGCTTCGTCAGCAGCATCCATCCGGACCCGAAGGACCCGGGCCGGGCGTGGGTGTCCTACAGCGGGTTCGCCTCGAACACACCGGCCACGCCGGGGCACGCGTTCGAGGTGACCGTCGCGGCCGACGGGGCCTCGACCTGGAACGACCGGTCGTACAACCTCGGCGACCAGCCGGTGACCGACTTGGTGCGCGACGACGTGACCGGGGACCTGTACGCGGCCACCGACTTCGGCGTGCTGCGCCTGCCCGCCGGCACGACCACCTGGGTCAAGGCCGCGGCCGGCATGCCGAACGTCGAGGTCACCGGACTGACGGTGGTCCCGGGCAAACGAATCCTGTACGCCGCCTCGCACGGGTTGAGCGCCTGGAAGCTGGAGCTGAAGCGGTAG